The Terriglobales bacterium genomic sequence AACGCTAATGGCTAAGCGCTAAGAGCCCTTCCCCGCCTGTTAGAATCACTACTTCACTGGCCCATGCTCACCGGCTCCGAGATCCGAGAGAAGTTCCTGCGCTACTTCGAGCAGCAGGGACACAAGCGCGTGCACTCGTCGTCGCTTGTCCCCGCCAACGACCCCACGTTGCTCTTCACCAACGCTGGGATGAACCAGTTCAAGGACCTCTTCCTGGGGCTGGAGAAGCGGGATTACAAGCGGGCCACCACCTCGCAGAAGTGCGTGCGCGCCGGCGGCAAGCACAACGACCTGGAGAACGTCGGCTTCACCGCCCGCCACCACACCTTCTTCGAGATGCTGGGCAACTTCTCCTTCGGCGACTACTTCAAGCAGGACGCCGTCCGTTTCGCCTGGGAGCTGGTGACCTCCAAGGACTGGTATGGCGTCCCCAAAGACCGCCTGTACGCCACCATCTTCAAGGGCGAGCAGGGCGTGCCCCGCGACGAGGAAGCGCACCGCTGCTGGGTGGAGCAGGGCGTCCCCAAAGAGCGCATCTTCGAGATGGGGATGAAGGACAACTTCTGGCAGATGGGCGACACCGGCCCCTGCGGTCCCTGCAGCGAGCTCCACTACGACATGGGCGCGGCGGCCTCGCAGGAAGGCCACGCTGACTGCCCGTTCCCCTGCGAGTGC encodes the following:
- a CDS encoding alanine--tRNA ligase-related protein; this translates as MLTGSEIREKFLRYFEQQGHKRVHSSSLVPANDPTLLFTNAGMNQFKDLFLGLEKRDYKRATTSQKCVRAGGKHNDLENVGFTARHHTFFEMLGNFSFGDYFKQDAVRFAWELVTSKDWYGVPKDRLYATIFKGEQGVPRDEEAHRCWVEQGVPKERIFEMGMKDNFWQMGDTGPCGPCSELHYDMGAAASQEGHADCPFPCECGRYVEIWNLVFMQFDRDASGKLNPLPKPSIDTGAGLERIAAVMLNL